In Pseudomonas sp. MTM4, one genomic interval encodes:
- a CDS encoding ABC transporter substrate-binding protein, protein MKKFLAVALLALSVPVAAEQTYVIGVEQAAFMPHYSGDAQGNYGGFARELLDSFAAYSGVRLTYKVLPADELLPALLNGRVDAKYPDNPNWSGPAKAGHRLHYSQAVVNYVDGVMVAPRRVGRGIDELRRLAVVDGWTPWGYEDRVAANQILLVGSENLPRMVRQALLKDSDGAYYNVVVAAHYLNNVRAKPGALVFDADLPHTRSTFNLSSLNHPELIEHLDRYLKIQQPAVAALKAKHQVEANLSSEYIGMEQWKIEFLQRQKAKEAASN, encoded by the coding sequence ATGAAGAAATTTCTTGCGGTCGCCTTGCTGGCGCTTTCAGTGCCTGTAGCCGCCGAGCAAACCTACGTAATCGGCGTCGAGCAGGCAGCATTCATGCCGCACTACAGCGGCGATGCGCAAGGCAATTACGGGGGCTTCGCCCGTGAGCTGCTGGATAGTTTCGCCGCGTATAGCGGCGTGCGCCTGACATACAAGGTGTTGCCAGCGGACGAGCTGTTGCCGGCGCTGCTGAACGGGCGTGTCGATGCCAAGTATCCCGATAACCCCAACTGGTCCGGACCCGCTAAAGCCGGACATCGTCTGCACTACAGCCAGGCGGTGGTCAATTATGTCGACGGTGTGATGGTGGCGCCGCGGCGTGTGGGGCGAGGTATCGATGAGCTCAGGCGGCTGGCGGTGGTCGATGGCTGGACGCCCTGGGGCTACGAGGACCGGGTCGCGGCCAACCAGATCCTGCTGGTCGGTAGCGAGAACCTGCCGCGCATGGTGCGTCAGGCACTGCTCAAGGATAGCGACGGTGCCTATTACAACGTAGTGGTGGCGGCGCATTACTTGAACAACGTGCGCGCCAAGCCGGGAGCGCTGGTCTTCGACGCCGATCTACCGCACACACGTAGCACCTTTAACCTGTCCAGCCTCAATCATCCCGAACTGATCGAGCATCTCGACCGCTACCTCAAAATCCAGCAGCCCGCCGTCGCCGCGCTCAAAGCCAAGCATCAGGTGGAGGCGAACCTGTCATCGGAATACATCGGCATGGAGCAGTGGAAAATCGAGTTTCTGCAGCGACAGAAGGCCAAGGAAGCCGCCAGCAACTAG
- a CDS encoding diguanylate cyclase — translation MYQPNLKQTTLLTLLAFIIGLGFLIATIANYFASRDTIRHSIIGTELPLTADVISLELQKDLVKLVQVASAMAEDPLLLDWVDQGERNTKLITRYLQAIKKRYDTSNAFFASDRSQIYYTDDAHQPMRPDEPAHHWFYRFEGAGTPWEVVVDIRRLTLFLNYRMTASDGSFLGVAGVGMSLDRMRHLMDTYQRRYQRTIYFVDSQQNVVVTGSEAGSEEIPRGAHLSDIPALADLKQQLPELRTGSFLYRSDGEQHFINIRYIPELKWYLMVDKRESNVMAPVQRTLWINLLIGFSVMLIVLGLVGSISRRYLQRIEAMAIHDALTELLNRRGFGLVAEQAMLEAKRQRSDLCVLILDLDHFKTFNDTYGHLGGDFLLRSFARLLARQIRQSDLISRWGGEEFVIMFKDTDLATALALAEKIRAATEAATFDFEGTPLRVTVSIGAAQLSAGGNLESLLGAADRALYRAKNGGRNQVCSATGIAAN, via the coding sequence ATGTATCAACCGAATCTGAAGCAGACCACGCTGTTGACGCTGCTTGCCTTCATCATCGGGCTAGGCTTCTTGATCGCGACCATCGCCAATTACTTCGCGTCGCGCGACACCATCCGCCACAGCATCATCGGCACCGAGCTTCCCTTGACGGCAGACGTGATCTCCCTGGAACTGCAAAAGGATCTGGTCAAGCTGGTCCAGGTCGCCTCCGCCATGGCCGAAGATCCGTTGCTGCTCGACTGGGTGGATCAGGGTGAGCGCAACACGAAGCTGATCACTCGCTACCTTCAAGCCATCAAGAAGCGTTACGACACGTCAAACGCCTTCTTCGCCTCTGATCGCTCGCAGATCTACTACACCGATGATGCACACCAGCCCATGCGGCCCGATGAGCCGGCGCACCACTGGTTCTACCGTTTCGAAGGTGCGGGGACGCCTTGGGAAGTTGTCGTGGACATCCGGCGTCTGACCCTGTTTCTCAACTATCGAATGACAGCAAGTGATGGCTCGTTCCTCGGTGTGGCCGGGGTCGGTATGAGTCTGGATCGCATGCGTCATCTGATGGATACCTATCAACGGCGCTATCAGCGCACCATTTACTTCGTCGACAGCCAGCAGAACGTCGTCGTAACCGGTAGCGAAGCTGGGTCGGAAGAGATTCCGCGCGGTGCTCATCTGAGCGATATCCCCGCACTGGCCGACCTCAAGCAGCAGTTACCCGAGCTGCGGACCGGTTCGTTCCTTTACCGAAGCGATGGCGAGCAGCATTTCATCAACATCCGATACATCCCCGAGTTGAAGTGGTATCTGATGGTGGACAAGCGCGAAAGCAACGTCATGGCGCCGGTACAGCGCACCCTTTGGATCAATCTGCTGATCGGGTTCAGCGTCATGCTGATAGTGCTTGGGCTGGTCGGTTCGATCAGCCGCCGCTATTTGCAACGTATCGAAGCCATGGCCATCCACGATGCGCTGACCGAGTTGCTCAACCGGCGCGGCTTCGGCCTGGTCGCCGAGCAGGCGATGCTCGAAGCAAAACGCCAGCGTAGCGACCTTTGCGTACTGATCCTGGATCTCGACCACTTCAAGACGTTCAACGATACCTACGGCCACCTCGGGGGCGACTTTCTGTTGCGCAGCTTCGCCAGGCTACTGGCCCGACAAATACGCCAGAGCGACTTGATATCGCGCTGGGGTGGCGAGGAGTTCGTGATCATGTTCAAGGACACCGATCTGGCCACCGCGCTGGCGCTAGCGGAGAAAATCCGTGCAGCCACCGAGGCTGCGACATTCGATTTCGAAGGCACGCCATTACGAGTGACGGTCAGCATAGGCGCGGCCCAACTATCAGCGGGCGGTAACCTGGAGTCTCTGCTGGGCGCCGCCGATCGGGCCTTGTATCGGGCGAAAAATGGCGGACGCAACCAGGTCTGCAGCGCAACGGGCATAGCTGCCAATTGA
- a CDS encoding methyl-accepting chemotaxis protein yields the protein MVATAVNEMGLTVQEIARNASSAAHASQGARDEALQAGKVVGESIAHIEKMSGEIGHAAESVTDLAQQVASIDKVLAVIRSISEQTNLLALNAAIEAARAGEMGRGFAVVADEVRTLASRTQASTDEIQQMIQGLKSGADNAVSSMHAGQAATGTGVQASQLTGQSLNAITEQVEAISDMNAQVAAATEEQSSVTEEITRNVQGIADLAQATASDVQGCREDCHALSRLADDLSRQMGSFKL from the coding sequence ATGGTCGCCACGGCCGTCAACGAAATGGGTCTGACGGTGCAGGAGATCGCCCGCAACGCCAGCAGCGCCGCGCATGCGTCCCAAGGTGCGCGTGATGAGGCGCTGCAGGCGGGCAAGGTGGTTGGAGAGTCCATCGCGCACATCGAGAAGATGTCCGGTGAGATTGGTCATGCCGCTGAATCGGTCACCGATCTGGCTCAGCAGGTGGCGTCCATCGATAAGGTGCTGGCCGTGATCCGCAGCATCTCGGAACAGACCAACCTGCTGGCGCTTAATGCCGCCATCGAAGCGGCACGTGCCGGAGAAATGGGACGTGGCTTCGCGGTCGTCGCCGATGAGGTGCGCACCCTGGCCAGTCGCACCCAGGCATCGACAGATGAAATTCAGCAGATGATTCAAGGCCTCAAGAGCGGTGCGGATAACGCGGTCAGCTCGATGCATGCCGGACAGGCTGCCACCGGTACCGGTGTGCAAGCCAGCCAGCTCACCGGCCAGTCATTGAACGCCATCACCGAGCAGGTCGAAGCGATCAGCGACATGAACGCTCAGGTGGCTGCGGCGACCGAAGAGCAGAGCAGCGTGACCGAAGAAATCACTCGCAACGTCCAGGGTATCGCCGACCTCGCCCAAGCGACCGCCAGCGATGTGCAGGGTTGCCGCGAGGACTGTCATGCGCTGAGTCGCCTGGCGGACGATCTAAGCCGGCAGATGGGCAGTTTCAAGCTGTGA
- a CDS encoding outer membrane protein OmpK, with protein sequence MNFKLAPLSLALAGSLLAAPAFAEMHWQNNSLTYLYGKDFKINPDIQQTITFEHASGWSWGDMFLFVDNIWYNGVSGSDGHTYYGEFAPRLSLGKITGQEMSFGPIKDVLLAATYERGESTDGVPNQNYLLGPAVDLDVPGFDRLAINVYYRKPDGTTGKPSGQWQVTPTWAMTFPVGKSDILFDGYIDWVVNDAGSESRGDFISKNLHINPQIKYDLGKALDGEPGKLYVGIEYDYWSNKYGIEDGGFVSENFVGPTDQNTFSLLVKAHF encoded by the coding sequence ATGAACTTCAAACTCGCTCCTCTTTCGCTGGCGCTGGCTGGCAGTCTGCTTGCCGCTCCGGCCTTCGCCGAGATGCATTGGCAGAACAACAGCCTGACGTACCTGTACGGCAAGGATTTCAAGATCAACCCAGATATCCAGCAGACGATCACGTTCGAACATGCCAGCGGCTGGAGTTGGGGCGACATGTTCTTGTTCGTCGATAACATCTGGTACAACGGCGTCAGCGGCAGTGATGGGCATACCTACTACGGCGAGTTTGCCCCGCGCCTGTCATTGGGCAAGATCACGGGTCAGGAAATGTCCTTCGGCCCGATCAAGGATGTGCTCCTGGCAGCCACTTACGAGCGCGGCGAGAGCACCGACGGGGTCCCGAACCAGAACTACTTGCTTGGCCCGGCCGTCGACCTGGATGTGCCAGGCTTCGATCGTCTGGCGATCAACGTCTACTACCGCAAGCCCGACGGCACCACAGGCAAACCGTCCGGCCAATGGCAGGTCACCCCGACTTGGGCCATGACGTTCCCGGTAGGCAAGTCCGACATACTGTTTGATGGTTATATCGACTGGGTAGTCAACGATGCCGGCTCCGAGAGCCGCGGCGATTTCATCTCGAAAAACCTACACATCAACCCGCAGATCAAATATGACTTGGGCAAGGCGCTCGACGGCGAGCCCGGCAAGCTCTACGTGGGTATCGAGTACGACTACTGGTCCAACAAATATGGCATCGAGGACGGCGGGTTCGTTAGTGAGAATTTCGTTGGCCCAACCGACCAGAACACCTTCAGCCTGCTGGTGAAAGCGCACTTCTGA
- a CDS encoding uracil-xanthine permease family protein, producing MTATESRSGDAPNQDLIYQLEDRPGPLPATFAAIQHVLASFVGVITPTLIIGSVLGLGEYVPYLVSMALFVSGLGTFIQAKRVGPVGAGMLCLQGTSFGFLSVILAAGFIVKGRGGSPEEILATLFGVGFCAAFVEIGVSQCIHRLRRIITPVVTGTIICLMGLSLIKVSMTDIAGGYGVENPGELHNLALAGLVLGTIILLNRFGMPLLRLSAVIVALAVGYFAAWMMGMVDFSSLAALPAVSVPQPFKFGFAFDWMAFIPIAVIFLITPLETAGDLTANSMISRQPVKGPLYMKRIKGGILGDGCSSLLAATFNSLPMTTFSQNNGVIQLTGVASRHVGLYIAGILILLALFPAVGGVLQLMPKPVLGGATLIMFGTVAIAGIKILAEAGLNRRNMLIVAISLGLGLGVAAVPDVLNNLPEVLKNIFGSPITIGAFSAILLNFILPREPEELDDYDPDNLIEDSVGTNTLAVNIPDYSKVAPKATSNDPSAHLTPTG from the coding sequence ATGACCGCAACCGAATCCAGGAGCGGTGACGCTCCCAACCAGGACCTGATCTATCAACTCGAGGATCGCCCGGGTCCGCTTCCCGCCACATTTGCCGCCATCCAGCACGTGCTGGCCAGTTTCGTTGGCGTCATCACTCCGACCCTGATCATTGGCAGCGTGCTTGGTCTGGGCGAATACGTGCCCTATCTGGTGAGCATGGCGCTGTTCGTGTCCGGCCTCGGCACCTTTATCCAGGCCAAACGGGTTGGCCCGGTCGGCGCTGGCATGCTCTGCTTACAGGGCACCAGTTTCGGCTTTCTCAGCGTGATCCTGGCGGCAGGCTTCATTGTCAAAGGTCGCGGCGGCAGCCCCGAAGAAATCCTGGCCACGCTGTTCGGTGTCGGTTTCTGCGCCGCCTTCGTGGAGATCGGGGTAAGTCAGTGCATCCATCGACTACGCAGGATCATCACGCCGGTGGTTACCGGCACCATCATCTGTCTGATGGGCCTGTCGCTGATCAAGGTTTCGATGACGGATATTGCCGGCGGCTACGGGGTTGAAAACCCAGGCGAGCTGCACAACCTGGCGCTGGCTGGGCTAGTGCTTGGCACTATCATTCTGCTCAACCGCTTCGGTATGCCACTGCTGCGGCTGTCGGCAGTGATCGTCGCCTTGGCGGTAGGCTACTTTGCCGCCTGGATGATGGGCATGGTGGATTTTTCAAGTCTCGCGGCGCTCCCGGCGGTTAGCGTGCCGCAGCCGTTCAAGTTCGGCTTCGCCTTCGACTGGATGGCCTTCATTCCGATCGCAGTGATTTTCCTGATCACACCTCTGGAAACTGCGGGTGACCTGACAGCCAACTCGATGATTTCGCGCCAGCCGGTCAAGGGTCCCCTTTACATGAAGCGCATCAAGGGTGGCATCCTGGGCGACGGCTGCAGTTCGCTGCTGGCGGCAACCTTCAACAGCCTGCCGATGACGACTTTCAGCCAGAACAACGGTGTGATCCAACTGACCGGCGTCGCCAGCCGCCATGTCGGGCTGTATATCGCTGGCATCTTGATTCTGCTGGCGCTGTTCCCGGCAGTGGGCGGCGTACTGCAGTTGATGCCCAAACCGGTCCTCGGCGGTGCCACGCTGATCATGTTCGGCACGGTCGCGATCGCCGGGATCAAGATCCTCGCCGAAGCAGGCCTGAACCGCCGCAACATGCTCATCGTCGCCATCTCATTGGGTCTCGGGCTGGGCGTGGCTGCGGTACCAGATGTGCTGAACAATCTGCCCGAGGTATTGAAGAACATCTTCGGCTCGCCGATCACCATTGGCGCCTTCAGCGCAATCCTGCTCAATTTCATCCTGCCTCGCGAACCGGAGGAACTGGACGACTATGACCCCGACAACCTGATCGAGGATTCGGTCGGCACCAATACCCTGGCGGTCAATATCCCGGATTATTCGAAGGTTGCACCGAAGGCGACCAGTAACGATCCCTCAGCGCACCTGACACCAACGGGCTGA